GGGTTGTTCGGCATCCGATGAGTGGGAGCACGAAGGCCTGGCTGGCCATCCTGGCCGCGGTCGTCCTGCTCCCGGTCTTCGTCCGGCACGCTATCGCCACCGAGATCTGGATCTTCGCGATCTTTGGGCTCGGCCTGAACCTGCTCATGGGCTACACGGGGCTGCTCTCGTTCGGCCAGGCCACGTTCTTCGGCTCGGCCGCGTACGTGGCCGGGTACCTGCTGAAGTACTACGGGGTCAACGTCCTGCTGGCGCTCGGCGTCGGCATCGTGGTGGGCGCCGTGTCGGCGGCCGTCGTCGGCTACCTCTGCGTCCAGCGCTCCGGCCTCTACTTCATCATGCTGACCTTCGCGCTGAACCAGATGTTCTACTTTACGGCCTACCAGTGGACGACGGTCACCGGGGGCGAGGACGGCATGCCCGGCATCCCGCGGCCGAGCGTTCTCGGGCTCGACATCCACGCCCCGCTCGCCTACTACGCGGCCGTTGCCCTGCTCTTCCTCCTCTCGCTCTGGGTCATGAAGCGCATCGTCGAGTCGCCGCTCGGCAAGATCTTGCAGGCCATCCGCGAGAACGAGCTGCGGGCTGAAGCCCTGGGCTACAACGTTCCTCGCGTGAAGCTTGCCGCCTTCGTGGTGGGCGGCGCCTTCTCGGGGCTGGCCGGAGTGCTCTACGCCATGCTCTTCGGCATCGTGCCGCTCGAATCCATCGGCTTCGTGTTCTCCGGCAATGTCGTCTTCGCCACGCTCATCGGCGGCTCGGGCTCCCTCTACGGGCCCGTGATCGGCTCGTTCGTGTTCATCTGGCTGTCGGAGTCGGTCAGCTCCATGTGGGCGCGCTGGCCGCTGCTGCTCGGCGTCGCGTTCGTGATCGTGGTGCTGTTTTTCCGGGGCGGGGTGGTCGAGGCGTGGGCGCGCTTCTGGGCGTGGCGCGCGGCGCATCGTGCCCCCGCCGCTACACAGGCCGATGCGTCTCATTAGAACCGGGTCGCTCACGAAGTCCTTCGGGGCGCTGACCGCGGTCAACGCGGTCACGCTCGAGGTCGAGGAGGGCTCGCTGCATTCGGTCATCGGGCCCAACGGCGCCGGCAAGACCACGTTCTTCAACCTGCTGACGGGACAGCAGGCGCCGACGTCGGGCCGGATCATCTTCGACGGGCGCGACATCGCGGGGACGCCGCCGCACGGTATCGCCCACCTCGGCATCGCGCGATCGTTCCAGCGCACCAGCATCTTTCCCACGCTGTCCATCCTGGACAACGTTTGGCTGGCGGCCTTTGCCCGGCAGGAGTCCTGGCGGGGACTCGCGTGGCGCCGGGCCGACCGTTACCCGGAGCTCACGCGGCGGGCGCTCGAGGTGCTGGGGGAGGTGGGGCTTGGCGAGAAGGCGAGC
This genomic window from Candidatus Methylomirabilota bacterium contains:
- a CDS encoding branched-chain amino acid ABC transporter permease, whose protein sequence is MSGSTKAWLAILAAVVLLPVFVRHAIATEIWIFAIFGLGLNLLMGYTGLLSFGQATFFGSAAYVAGYLLKYYGVNVLLALGVGIVVGAVSAAVVGYLCVQRSGLYFIMLTFALNQMFYFTAYQWTTVTGGEDGMPGIPRPSVLGLDIHAPLAYYAAVALLFLLSLWVMKRIVESPLGKILQAIRENELRAEALGYNVPRVKLAAFVVGGAFSGLAGVLYAMLFGIVPLESIGFVFSGNVVFATLIGGSGSLYGPVIGSFVFIWLSESVSSMWARWPLLLGVAFVIVVLFFRGGVVEAWARFWAWRAAHRAPAATQADASH
- a CDS encoding ABC transporter ATP-binding protein, whose protein sequence is MRLIRTGSLTKSFGALTAVNAVTLEVEEGSLHSVIGPNGAGKTTFFNLLTGQQAPTSGRIIFDGRDIAGTPPHGIAHLGIARSFQRTSIFPTLSILDNVWLAAFARQESWRGLAWRRADRYPELTRRALEVLGEVGLGEKASLPAREISHGEQRQLELAIALAASPRLLLLDEPAAGLSPDETQKMVALVRKFKGRYTIILIEHKIDVVMTMSDRISVMHFGSVIAEGTPAEIQRNAEVRRAYLGGIAPP